AAATCGGCCACAAGAAAGATTTAAATCGTAAGTAGGCTTTTTTACAACAAGAACAGCCCGAGATGGACGGTCTTTACTTATGTGCAGGAAAATACTTCCTTTTGTCGAAGATAAGAGCAAAAGGAGGTGAAAAAAGCGTGCTGAATGAAAAAGATTATATGGAAATGGCGGCAACAATCTTTGCCGGGATGATGCAAAATAATGGAGTCGAAGTAATGTTAGAGCAAGACTCTGCTGGAGAAGTCCATGTTTTATTTAAAACAAAGAATTTTAGCGGAGCAACAAATGCCGCGACAATAATGTCGTCAATCGTTAAGGGACTAAAAAATACAGATGTCTAATATTGAGCCTTCTAGCTCTTTTCCCATATTCTCCAAAACAAACGAAGACCGCCCGAAATGGACGGTCTTTTGCTATGGAATAAAATAATTGTTTCTACGGATATTATTTAAAAAAGGCGGTGTAAGTGATGAAAAATATTAGTACATTGGATTTGACAAATGAACTGATGGGCAGAAATGGAGTCGAGAGCATTTCTGTTGAGGTATACGAAGAAGTTCGAATAATAAGTAATAAGACTGAAAAAATTGTTCAAGGGCCCGCTATTATCCTGATTAACCAGGATTAAAGCTTTCGATAACGGTAGTGATTTTTTATATGTGCTGCATGATATTCCCCGTGTGATGGGGCGTTCATAAGGCCTCTATAAATACTTTCAGGGACATTGAAATAAGCGTATGACCCGCTGCTGCGAAACCTAATGTACAATGTTTGAGTCGATGGTTCATATGCAACAGCAGATAAGTTGGACGAAACAACCGGTATCCAATTCATAACATATCCCTCCTTTTATGGAAAGTTTCTACATCTAACAGGGAAAACCTTCCTTTTTGTCGAATAGATTATCAAAAGGAGGGGGTATACTTGGATTTTAGCGATTTTAAAATGCCAAAAATTGAGTTACAGAAGCTTGAAATCCCTCGACTAGAGCTAAATACAAATCTAATGAATACAATAAATGACTCAATGAGAGAACGTGAAGAAGCAATTACAAGAGAAAAACAAGAAGAAAGGGAACATCGTGAAGCTGTGCTTGCTGCACTTCAAGGCATTGAAAAAAATACATCTGGTATTTCCGAGTTAATTTTACTAGTATCAAAAAATGATGAGAAGCAAGATGAAATATTTGATTTATTAGTTGAAGTATTATCGATTGCCAAAGCCAAGGATAAGGAAGAAGCTGAATCAATATATCGAAAAGTTATGAAAAAGATAGGTGACTTTTCAGGTGACATAGAGACCATACAAAAACTTTTTGGTTGGGCGGGGATAATCTTTTCAATGGTTGGAAGTTAGTTTTAATCAAGAGCCTTATTCAAAACACTCTCCGATAACTCCGATCATCGTACCAAACTTCATCTACTGTGATCTTAAAGAATTCATATCAAATTATCGGTTGCATACGAGGAAGGAAGGCTCGGTCTAACTGCGTCCGGCTGGCGCCAGCCGGAAGGCGAAATCGTCTCTCTCATTTTCTCTACACAGTCAATTTGATAGGAGAACTTGAATATCGTGTCACAAATTATAAAAAACCGGTCTTTCATTCTATCTATTGGTATGCTAGTATATAAAACAGGGAGCTGGTAAAAATGGACAAACTCGATCAGATATTAGACAAGCTCAATTTGATGGAAAAAGCCTTACGTGCCGAAAACAAGACACTAAGTGACCAGGTCGGCACCTTAAGTGACAAAGTTGAAAAGATTGCGGAAAAGCAAGACATGACCTGGCAGGCCGTCCAGGAACTGAGGGAAGAACTAACCAACAACAGCTTAAAAATTAAAATCATAGACAATAAGGTAAAGGCTTTATAAGCCTTTTTTCTTTCCGAAATTCCAGTAGATAAAATTTATAAGACAAGTTGGAAAGTGCAAGGATTTTATTCAGGATTTATCAATTAATCCCCCGGTATTTGTTATGCCAGGAGTCGGTTTATTTATTGCCAGGAGAGAATCAAGCGGGATTGGGGTCTTTTACAAAAAGGGCACGGCTGCACTCAAATCCGTCCATATCCGGCATAACAATATCCATAGTTACGATATCGGGTTTGCACCTGTCATATGTTTCGATTAAGCTGTCGTAGGAATCGGCTTCGCCGACAACTTCCAAGCCGCTGTCGCGAAGTATTTCCACAATGAGTGTTCTTGAAAACAGAGAGTCGTCAACGACCATTACTTTTATTGCACTCACTTTTTCGGATTACCCCCATTCAATGCCAGTGCCAAGGTACTAGTCAATATGTACTCTAAATTATAGTAAGTAATTTTGGGGATAGCTATTATTGATATGGGGTTATCAATAAATAGAACAAATTTAACAGGTCTAATTTAAAAACAAAGCCAGGCTGTTGCCTGGCTGCTATTTTTTGGATCTATTCATACTCTCTTTTTTTATCCAGGGCTTCAT
The window above is part of the Dehalobacter sp. genome. Proteins encoded here:
- a CDS encoding response regulator, encoding MSAIKVMVVDDSLFSRTLIVEILRDSGLEVVGEADSYDSLIETYDRCKPDIVTMDIVMPDMDGFECSRALFVKDPNPA
- a CDS encoding BC1881 family protein, producing the protein MKNISTLDLTNELMGRNGVESISVEVYEEVRIISNKTEKIVQGPAIILINQD
- a CDS encoding KTSC domain-containing protein — encoded protein: MNWIPVVSSNLSAVAYEPSTQTLYIRFRSSGSYAYFNVPESIYRGLMNAPSHGEYHAAHIKNHYRYRKL